A window of Streptomyces sp. NBC_01224 genomic DNA:
CGTCGACTCCCTCCTCCGCCTTGGAGTCGCACGCACCAGACCGCGTCCGCTATCCCATCGGAGGTCACCCGACAGGCTCTAAGGTCTGCCCGGCCCCAGGGGGTCTGCCCGGCCCCGGGCCCTAGCGTCCGTCCGTCCCCGAGCGGTCGGACTCCCACTCCGCCAGCGTCACGACATCCTTGAGGAAGCCCCGGACGCCCAGGAACGAGGAGAGATGCTCCCGGTGTTCCTCGCAGGCCAGCCAGGTCTTACGGCGCTCCGGGGTGTGCAGCTTCGGGTTGTTCCAGGCGAGCACCCATACGGCGTCGGCCCGGCAGCCCTTGGCGGAACAGATGGGTGCGGCGGCAGCTCTCTCGGCCGCGGATTCAGGGGAGTTCACGGACTCAACCCTAGGTCAGGGCCTGTGCCGACCCCACGGGCCGGGCCGCCCGACGCATCCCCTACCGGAGAATACCGGCGAAAAAAGCGACGCCGAGCAGCCACGGGGGGAGCTGCCCGGCGTCGGTCTGTCGCTCCGACGGGGGATGCGGAGCGCCTACGAAGTATGTCACGCAGACCCGGGTGCGGTGCACCGTAACTTCATGATTGAGCTGAGGTTTTCTCGAGCCTTGGGTGCGGTACGGCCCCAACTGTGCTTATGCCGATTCGATCATGCCGATTCCCCGCCGCGCCGGGCCCCGTCGGCCTCCGGACCGGACTGCTCGGATCCGGCCGCAGGAGCCGCGTCGAGCGCCGGACGCATCGGCGCCGGGACGAAGGTCGAAGGAAGCGAAGGGGTGTTCTCCCGGCCCGCATTGGCGATGACCACCGCCACGTACGGGAGCAGAACACCGAGTGCCAGCGCCACGATCGCGACATACCGCTCGACGTTCCACAACACGGCGGCCAGGATCACCGAAACCGTCCGTACGGACATCGAGATCACATAGCGCCGCTGCCTGCCGCGCACATCGTCCGCGAGCCCCTGCCGGGCTCCCGTGATCCGGAAGACCTCGACACCGCTCTGCTTCCGCATCACGTCTCCACCACCCTTCCCCCAGCACCTCGCAGGCCGGGGGAGACCTCATTCCCGCGCCGGGACGCTCCCCGGACCGGACCGTATCCACCGTACGCCCGGTGCGCGACGGCTTCGAGACCGGGGCGCGCCGCATTCGTGCCTATCGGCAGCCGTGCCGCACATACGGACGCGTCCGACATGCGGTGTACGGCCCACGGGCCGAGACTGGGCGCACATGCGCGACATCGCGTCGCACGAGGAGGCGACATGGGCTGGTTGTGGGCAATCATCGTGGGTCTGGTGCTCGGTCTGATCGCGAGGGCGATCCTGCCCGGCAAACAGAACATCCCCCTCTGGCTGACGACGATCTTCGGCATCATCGGCAGCGTCCTCGGCAATGCGGCCGCCACCTGGATCGGTGTCAACGACACCAGGGGCATCGACTGGACGCGCCACCTGTTCCAGCTGATCGGTGCCGTGGTCATCGTAGGTGTCGGCGACATGCTGTGGGCCTCGTTCCGCGGCACCAGACAGAAGGCCTGAGTCGACACGAGGCGTGAGCCGACAGACGGCCTGGGCCACTGGGCCACAACACACTGCGGCCGGGTACGCGTCACGCGTACCCGGCCGCAGTGCCTGCGTGTGCGGGATCAGCCGGTGACCTCGACGGCGGCGAGGTTCTTCTTGCCCCGGCGCAGCACCAGCCAGCGCCCGTGCAGCAGCTCCTCGCGGGCCGGTGCGCTCTCGCCGTCCGTGACCTTGACGTTGTTCACGTACGCACCGCCCTCCTTCACCGTGCGGCGGGCGCCCGACTTGCTCGGCGCCAGGCCGACCTCCACCAGGAGGTCCACCAGTGGGCCGAGCTCCGTGACCTGCGCGTGCGGCACCTCGGACAGTGCGGCGCTCAGCGTCGCCTCGTCCAGCTCGCCGAGCTCACCCTGGCCGAAGAGCGCCTTCGACGCCGCGATGACCGCAGCGCACTGGTCGGCGCCGTGCACCAGCGTCGTCAGCTCCTCGGCCAGCGCGCGCTGCGCCGTCCGGGCCTGCGGACGCTCCTCGGTGACCTTCTCCAGCTCCGCCAGCTCCGCGGGGCTGGAGAAGCTGAGGATGCGCATGTACCGGGAGATGTCCCGGTCGTCCACGTTCAGCCAGAACTGGTAGAACGCGTACGGCGTCGTCATCGCCGGGTCGAGCCAGACGGCCCCGCTCTCGGACTTGCCGAACTTGGTCCCGTCCGCCTTCGTCATCAGCGGGGTCGCCAGCGCGTGCACCTCGGCGCCCGGCTCCAGACGGTGGATCAGGTCGAGGCCCGCGGTGAGGTTGCCCCACTGGTCGCTGCCGCCCTGCTGGAGAGTGCAGCCGTAGCGCCGGTACAGCTCCAGGTAGTCCATGCTCTGGAGCAGCTGGTAGCTGAATTCCGTGTAGCTGATGCCCTCGTCGGACTCCAGCCGCCGGGCGATGGAGTCCTTGGTCAGCATCTTGTTGACGCGGAAGTGCTTGCCGATGTCCCGCAGGAACTCGATCGCGGACATGCCCGCGGTCCAGTCCAGGTTGTTGACCATGACCGCCGCGTTCTCGCCCTCGAAGGACAGGAACGGCTCGATCTGGGACCGCAGCCGCGACACCCAGTTGGCGACCGTCTCCGGGTCGTTCAGCGTGCGCTCGGCGGTCGGCCTCGGGTCACCGATCTGACCGGTGGCCCCGCCCACCAGGGCGAGCGGCCGCAGACCGGCCTGCTGGAGCCGGCGCATGGTGAGCACCTGCACCAGATGGCCGACGTGCAGACTCGCCGCGGTGGGGTCGTAGCCGCAATAGAACGTGACGGGACCGTCCGCGAGAGCCTTGCGCAGTGCGTCCTCATCAGTGGACTGGGCGAACAGCCCACGCCACTTCAGCTCGTCGACGATGTCCGTCACGGTTCCGTGTCTCCTCAGCTACGTGTCTCGAAAGGCAACAGTCAGTCTAGGCGGGTCACACGCCCAGGCTCACCGAGCTCATGTTGAAGTCCGGGATCCGCAGCGCGGGCATGGCGGCCCGGGTGAACCAGTCGCCCCACTCGCGCGGCAGCGTCTTCTCCGTACGGCCCGCTTCCGTGGCCCGCGACAGCAGATCCACCGGCGACTCGTTGAACCGGAAGTTGTTCACCTCGCCGACGACCTCGCCGCCCTCGACGAGATACACCCCGTCGCGGGTCAGCCCGGTCAGCAGGAGTGTCGCCGGATCGACCTCCCGGATGTACCACATGCAGGTCAGCAGCAGCCCGCGGCCGGTCGTCGCGGCCACCATCTCCTCCAGGGACTGCTCACCGCCGCCCTCCAGCATCAGGTTGTCGATCGCCGGCGCGACCGGCAGCCCGGTCAGCCCGGCCGTGTGCCGGGTGGTCGTCAGGTGCTCCAGCCTGCCGTCCCGGATCCAGTCGGTCGACGTCAGCGGCAGACCGTTGTCGAAGACGGAAGCCCCGTCCCCGGAGGCATGGGCGATCACGAACGGCGCCGACTCCAGGCCCGGAGCGTGCGGGTCGCTGCGCAGCGACAGCGGCAGCTCGGACAGGGTCTCGCCGATCCTCGTCCCGCCGCCCGGCTTGGAGAACACCGTCCGGCCCTCCGCGGCGTCCCGTGCCGTCGACGACCACAGCTGGTAGATCAGCAGATCGGCCACGGCGGTCGGCGGCAGCAGCGTCTCGTACCGCCCGGCGGGCAGCTCGGTACGGCGTTCCGCCCAGCGCAGCCGCTGCGCCAGCTCCGCGTCGAGCTCGGCCGGATCGACATCCTTGAAGTCGCGCGTGGAGCGGCCCGCCCAGGTCGAACGGGTCCGGTCGGGGGACTTGGCGTTGAGTTCCAGCGTCCCGTTCGGCTGGTCGTGGCGCAGCCGCAGCCCCGTCGACGTACCGAGGTACGTCGAGGTCAGCTGGTGGTGGGCGAAGCCGTACAGCTCACGGCCACCGGAGCGGGCACGGGCGAAGGCGTCGCCGAGCGCCGGGGCGAACTCCGCGAAGACGTCCGAGCCCGTCTCGGCCGGCGCGTCCGTGAAATCGGGCGACGAGGGCACCCCGCCGACCAGCGGCTGCGCGTCCTCCGCCGGACCGGCCCCGCGCGCGGCGGCCTCGGCGGCCCGCACCAGCGGTTCCAGGTCGTCGGCGGTGACGGCGGACCGCGACACCACCCCGGACGCGGTGCCCTGCGCACCGTCGACCGTCGCGATGACGGTCAGGGTCCGCCCCCGCGTCACCCCGTTCGTGGTGAGCGCGTTGCCGGCCCAGCGCAGATTCGCGGACGACTCCTCGTCGGCGATGACGACACAGCCGTCGGCGGTGGACAGTTCGAGCGCCCGCTCGACGATCTCGTGCGGCTTGCTGACGCGACTCATCGTCCGGCCTCCTGCGTCGTATTGAGGATGTTCACGCCCCGGAAGAGGGCGGAGGGGCAGCCGTGCGAGACGGCCGCGACCTGGCCCGGCTGGGCCTTGCCGCAGTTGAAGGCGCCGCCCAGGACGTACGTCTGCGGGCCGCCGACCTTCTCCATCGAGCCCCAGAAGTCCGTCGTCGTCGCCTGGTATGCGACATCGCGCAGCTGACCGGCCAGCCTGCCGTTCTCGATCCGGAAGAACCGCTGCCCGGTAAATTGAAAGTTGTACCTCTGCATGTCGATCGACCAGGACCGGTCGCCGACCACATAGATCCCGCGCTCCACCCCGCCGATCAGATCCTCCGTGGACAGCCCGCCCGGATCCGGCCGCAGCGACACGTTCGCCATCCGCTGCACGGGGACATGGCCCGGCGAGTCGGCGTACGCACACCCGTTGGACCGGCCCAGACCCGTCAGCTTCGCGATCCGCCGGTCGAGCTGGTACCCGACCAGCGTCCCGTCCTTGATCAGGTCCCAGGACTGCGCCTCCACACCCTCGTCGTCGTACCCGATGGTCGCGAGCCCGTGCTCGGCGGTGCGGTCGCCCGTCACATTCATCACGGGGGAGCCGTACGCCAGCTTCCCCAACTGGTCGAAGGTGGCGAACGAGGTACCGGCGTAGGCCGCCTCGTACCCCAGCGCCCGGTCCAGCTCGGTGGCGTGGCCGATCGACTCATGGATGGTCAGCCAGAGATTCGACGGGTCGACGACCAGGTCGTACGTCCCCGCCTCGACGCTCGGCGCCCGCATCTTCTCGGCCAGCAGCCCGGGAATCCGCTCCAGCTCGTCGTCCCAGTCCCAGCCGGTCCCGGTGAGGTACTCCCAGCCGCGGCCCACCGGCGGGGCGATCGTCCGCATCGAGTCGAACTCACCGGTGGTCCCGTCCACGGCGACCGCGGTGAACTGCGGATGCAGCCGCACCCGCTGCTGGGTGGTGACGGTGCCCGCCGTGTCCGCGTAGAACTTGTTCTCGTGGACGGTCATCAGCGAGGCGTCCACATGCGCGACGCCCTCGGCGCCCAGGAGCCGGCTGCTCCACTCGGCGAGCAGCCCCGCCTTCTCCTCGTCCGGTACGTCGAAGGGGTCGATGTCGTACGCCGAGACCCAGGTCCGCTCACCGTGCACCGGCTCGTCCGCCAGCTCGACCTTCTCATCGGAGCCGGCCGCCGCGATCACCTTCGCCGACAGCTTCGCCATGGCGACGGCCTGCGAGGCCACCTTCGCCGCGGCGTCCATCGTCAGATCCACGCCGGACGCGAACCCCCACGCCCCACCGTGCACCACGCGCACCGCGTACCCGAGATCGGTGGTGTCCGAGGTCCCGGCGGGCCGGGCGTCCCGCAACCGCCAGGACGCGCTGCGCACCCGCTCGAACCGGAAGTCGGCATGCACGGCCCCCAGCGCACGCGCGCGGGCGAGCGCCGCGTCGGCGAGCGCCCGCAGGGGCAGGGCCAGGAACGACTGATCTACCTCGTGGGCCACGAAGGGCTCCCCTCCTTTGACGGTCCTGGCAGTGAATCATGGAGGAGACGCCGGCGGGCGGCTACTGGGTTGCGGGCCGTGAGTGTGCTGCACGGCAGTAGGCTGATCGCTGCGGATGGCCGGGGGGCCAGCAGCGGTACGGGCAGGGCCGACGCAGTACAGCAGGCAGCGGGGAGCGGGCGCGACAATGGATGTTTTCGGGGTTCACCAGAGGCTGATCAGTGACTACGACGCCTTCACCAGCTCGTTGGTCGGTGTGAGGGATCGCGAAATCCAGCAGCACCTCGACGAGGAGCGGGAACGTAAGGCCCGCTGGCCGGACCCCCGAATCTCGCTCAATCCGAATTTCCGCAGCGGGGGCACCGTTGCGGAACTCGTGGACGAAGGCATTCTGCACCGCGGGTGCCGCGACTACTTCCGGTCGAAGGAGAATGAGAACGACCCCGGCTCCCGGACGCTCACCCTCCACCGTCACCAGCGGGAGGCCATCGAAGCGGCCGCTTCTGGCGATTCGTACGTCCTGACCACAGGAACCGGGTCGGGGAAAAGCCTCGCCTACATCGTTCCTGTCGTGGACGCGGTGCTGCGCCACCCCAATCCGGACGGCATCTCCGCCATCGTCGTCTATCCCATGAACGCGCTCGCCAACAGTCAGCAGCACGAGCTGGCGCGCTATCTGCAGTGGGGTGTCCCGGAAGCGGACCGAAAGGTGACGTTCGCGCGATACACCGGGCAGGAGTCCCTGGAGAAGAAGACCGCTGTCCTGCGGTCGAAGCCGGACATCCTGCTGACCAACTACGTCATGCTGGAGTACTTGCTCACCCGCCCCCGTGAGCGCGAAGCGCTGATCGGTGCCGCCCAGGGCCTGCGTTTCCTCGCCCTTGACGAGTTGCACACCTATCGCGGCAGACAGGGCGCGGACGTCGCCCTGCTGGTACGCAGGCTGCGGGACGCCTGCGCCGCTCCCCACCTCCAGTGCATCGGCACGTCCGCCACGATGGCCAGCGCCGCGACGTTCGCCGATGCCCAGTCGAAGGTCGCAGACGTCGCCACCAGCCTCTTTGGGGCCACTGTCCGTCCGGAACGGGTGATCGGCGAGACACTCGAACGCGCAACGGACCCAGGCCCTTCCCACACGGCATCCAGGGACGCACGGCTTCGGACACTGGGCACGGCGGTACGCCGCGCTGCGGAGGAACCCCACGCGCTGTCGCGCGATTACATGGTTTTGCGGACGAACCCGCTCGCGGTATGGGTGGAGGACTCGTTCGGCCTGGTCGAGGACGAGAAGGCCGGGGGCCGGCTGGTTCGTAGGACACCTGTGACCGTGCCGTTCGCAGGTCAGGCCCTGGCGAAGGCGAGCGGGGAGCCGGAGGACGTATGCCGCGATGCCATCGAAGCGGTACTCCGGGCGGGGGCCGAGGCACGGCACCCGCAGCACCGGCGCCCATTGTTCGCCTTCCGGCTTCATCAGTTCCTGTCCAAGGGCGACACGGTCTACACCAGTTTCGAACCGGCGGGGCAGCGCCACCTGACCAGCCAGTACCAGGTCAGCGTGCCCGAACACCGGGACAAGCCACTGATCCCCCTGGCGTTTTGCCGCGACTGCGGGCACGAATACCTGGTGGTAACCCGTGAGGAGGGCGCTGCCGGGCTCCGCCTCACCGCACGCCGTGACCCGGAGGCCCCGGCCGAGGACGGCGACGGCTATCTCTACGTCAGTGAGGAGCACCCCTGGCCGGACGACGCCGGGCAACGGCTGGTCCGCCTGCCCGACAGTTGGGTCGAGACCTCGGACGAGGGCGTCCGCACGGTCGTACAGGCCCGGACCGGGGATGTGCCGCGTGAGGTCCGCGTCGCTTCAGACGGCACGCTCGACCCGGTAGGGGGTGAGGGACTGCGCGCCTGGTGGATCGGGGCCCCGTTCCGTTTCTGTCTGCGCTGCCGTGTCAGTCATGAGCAACTGCGCGCCCGCGACTTCGTCAAGCTGGCAACTTTCGCTGCAGAGGGCCGGAGCTCGGCTGTTTCCCTGATCAGCGCCAGCGTGGTGCGGTCGCTGCGCGGTCAGAAGGAGATCGATGAGCGGGCCCGCAAGCTCCTCACCTTCGTCGACAACCGGCAGGACGCCAGCCTCCAGGCAGGGCACTTCAACGACTTTGCCCAGGTCACTCAGATCCGTGGCGCGCTCTACCGGGCCCTGGCGGCCGCAGGGCCAGAAGGGCTCCGCCACGATGTGCTGCCGAAGGCGATCGAGGAAGCACTCGCCCTCCCCATGGAGGCATTCGCCCGCCACCCGGGCGCGAAATACAGCCAGCGAGAGTTCGCGCGGTCCGCGCTGCGTACGGTCCTCGCCTACCGGGCCAACGCCGACCTGGAGCGCGGCTGGCGCATCACCATGCCCAACCTCACCCAGACCGGGCTGCTGCGCTTCGACTACACCGACCTGACGGAGATCGCCGCCGACGAGGAATGCTGGCAGCACACGCATCCTGCCCTGGCCGCAGACTCGCCGGAGCACCGCGCCCACCTTGCGCGCGTCCTGCTGGACGAACTCCGCCGGTCGCTCGCCGTGGACGATCCACTGCTCACGCAGGAAGGCTTCGATCAGCTTCAGCGCCAATCCGAGGGGCACCTCCTGGGCGTGTGGGCACTGCCTCCCAAGGAACCCCGTGTCCCCTCTCGCGTCGCCTTCCCCGGAAGCGGTCCCAAGGGCGCCCCGTCCGGCGAGGCCATCTACCTCAGCGGCCTGGGGGCATACGGGCGCTTTCTACGTCGGCCCGGCCAGTTCGCGGCAATTCAGGGCCTGGCAGGCACACGTATGGCGGTCGCGGACGCCGACGCGGTGATTCGCAGCCTGTTGGAGGTGCTGGAGACGCAGGGGCTTGTCGCCGTCGTCCGGGAGGAGCGCGACGGTTCACGCGGACACCAAGTCAGGTCGGCCGCGTTGCGCTGGCTTCCCGGGGACGGGATCACCCCTGAGCCGGACCCTCTGCGCAAGGTGAGCGACTCCGGCGCGGAGCCTCGCGTCAACACCTACTTCCGCGATCTCTACCGTGACACCGCGGCCGAGCTGGTCGGCCTGGAAGCCAGGGAGCACACCGCTCAGGTCCCCTCGGACGTGCGGGAGAAACGGGAGGAAGCATTCCGGGAGGGCGAGCTGAGCCTCCTGTACTGCTCGCCGACCATGGAGCTCGGTGTCGACATTGCCACTCTGAACGCGGTCGCCATGCGCAACGCACCGCCCACCCCTGCCAACTACGCCCAGCGCTCCGGCCGGGCCGGACGCTCCGGGCAGCCCGCACTGGTCACCACGTACTGCTCGACGGGAAGTGCCCACGATCAGTACTACTTCCGTCGCCCTGAACTGATGGTGGCCGGCAGCGTTACGCCGCCGCGCCTTGACCTCGCCAATGAGGAGCTCCTGCGCTCGCACGTGCACGCCATCTGGCTGGCTGAGACCGGCGCCTCGCTGGAGTCCCGCATGACCGACGTCCTGGACGCGGAGACGCGCGACCCCGCAGGCGGCGTGGTGCCGTTGCCGCTCAGCGAAGCGATGCGCGCCCAGCTCGACAGCGAGGCGGCCCGCCGCCGGGCCGTCGCCCGGGCGGAGGAGGTTCTGCGACCCCTGCTGGCCGATCTGGAGAAGCGCGCCGGCTGGTGGTACGACGGCTGGATCGAGGACGTCGTACGCTCGGCCCTGCGCCGCTTCGACGACGACTGCGAGCGTTGGCGTCGCCTCTACCGTTCCGCCCTTGTCGAACGCGAGGAGCAGCACCGCATCGCCGGAGACCTCTCCGTCGACCCGAAGTCACGACGTCGCGCGCAGGCCCGCCGTGCCGAAGCCGAGAGCCAGCTGAAGCTGCTGCGTAACGAGGACAGCGAGGAGTCCTTCAGCGACTTCTACACCTACCGCTACTTCGCCTCGGAAGGCTTTCTCCCCGGCTACTCCTTCCCGCGACTGCCCCTGGCTGCCTACATCCCAGGCCAGCGGGGCGAGAGCCGGTACGGCCAGAAGAATGGGGCGTACATTCAGCGCCCGCGCTTCATCGCCGTCTCCGAGTTCGGGCCCGGAGCGCTCATCTACCACGAGGGCCAGCGGTACGCCGTCGA
This region includes:
- a CDS encoding DUF3099 domain-containing protein yields the protein MRKQSGVEVFRITGARQGLADDVRGRQRRYVISMSVRTVSVILAAVLWNVERYVAIVALALGVLLPYVAVVIANAGRENTPSLPSTFVPAPMRPALDAAPAAGSEQSGPEADGARRGGESA
- a CDS encoding GlsB/YeaQ/YmgE family stress response membrane protein, which encodes MGWLWAIIVGLVLGLIARAILPGKQNIPLWLTTIFGIIGSVLGNAAATWIGVNDTRGIDWTRHLFQLIGAVVIVGVGDMLWASFRGTRQKA
- the tyrS gene encoding tyrosine--tRNA ligase — translated: MTDIVDELKWRGLFAQSTDEDALRKALADGPVTFYCGYDPTAASLHVGHLVQVLTMRRLQQAGLRPLALVGGATGQIGDPRPTAERTLNDPETVANWVSRLRSQIEPFLSFEGENAAVMVNNLDWTAGMSAIEFLRDIGKHFRVNKMLTKDSIARRLESDEGISYTEFSYQLLQSMDYLELYRRYGCTLQQGGSDQWGNLTAGLDLIHRLEPGAEVHALATPLMTKADGTKFGKSESGAVWLDPAMTTPYAFYQFWLNVDDRDISRYMRILSFSSPAELAELEKVTEERPQARTAQRALAEELTTLVHGADQCAAVIAASKALFGQGELGELDEATLSAALSEVPHAQVTELGPLVDLLVEVGLAPSKSGARRTVKEGGAYVNNVKVTDGESAPAREELLHGRWLVLRRGKKNLAAVEVTG
- a CDS encoding metallopeptidase TldD-related protein, with product MSRVSKPHEIVERALELSTADGCVVIADEESSANLRWAGNALTTNGVTRGRTLTVIATVDGAQGTASGVVSRSAVTADDLEPLVRAAEAAARGAGPAEDAQPLVGGVPSSPDFTDAPAETGSDVFAEFAPALGDAFARARSGGRELYGFAHHQLTSTYLGTSTGLRLRHDQPNGTLELNAKSPDRTRSTWAGRSTRDFKDVDPAELDAELAQRLRWAERRTELPAGRYETLLPPTAVADLLIYQLWSSTARDAAEGRTVFSKPGGGTRIGETLSELPLSLRSDPHAPGLESAPFVIAHASGDGASVFDNGLPLTSTDWIRDGRLEHLTTTRHTAGLTGLPVAPAIDNLMLEGGGEQSLEEMVAATTGRGLLLTCMWYIREVDPATLLLTGLTRDGVYLVEGGEVVGEVNNFRFNESPVDLLSRATEAGRTEKTLPREWGDWFTRAAMPALRIPDFNMSSVSLGV
- a CDS encoding TldD/PmbA family protein, giving the protein MAHEVDQSFLALPLRALADAALARARALGAVHADFRFERVRSASWRLRDARPAGTSDTTDLGYAVRVVHGGAWGFASGVDLTMDAAAKVASQAVAMAKLSAKVIAAAGSDEKVELADEPVHGERTWVSAYDIDPFDVPDEEKAGLLAEWSSRLLGAEGVAHVDASLMTVHENKFYADTAGTVTTQQRVRLHPQFTAVAVDGTTGEFDSMRTIAPPVGRGWEYLTGTGWDWDDELERIPGLLAEKMRAPSVEAGTYDLVVDPSNLWLTIHESIGHATELDRALGYEAAYAGTSFATFDQLGKLAYGSPVMNVTGDRTAEHGLATIGYDDEGVEAQSWDLIKDGTLVGYQLDRRIAKLTGLGRSNGCAYADSPGHVPVQRMANVSLRPDPGGLSTEDLIGGVERGIYVVGDRSWSIDMQRYNFQFTGQRFFRIENGRLAGQLRDVAYQATTTDFWGSMEKVGGPQTYVLGGAFNCGKAQPGQVAAVSHGCPSALFRGVNILNTTQEAGR
- a CDS encoding DEAD/DEAH box helicase, whose product is MDVFGVHQRLISDYDAFTSSLVGVRDREIQQHLDEERERKARWPDPRISLNPNFRSGGTVAELVDEGILHRGCRDYFRSKENENDPGSRTLTLHRHQREAIEAAASGDSYVLTTGTGSGKSLAYIVPVVDAVLRHPNPDGISAIVVYPMNALANSQQHELARYLQWGVPEADRKVTFARYTGQESLEKKTAVLRSKPDILLTNYVMLEYLLTRPREREALIGAAQGLRFLALDELHTYRGRQGADVALLVRRLRDACAAPHLQCIGTSATMASAATFADAQSKVADVATSLFGATVRPERVIGETLERATDPGPSHTASRDARLRTLGTAVRRAAEEPHALSRDYMVLRTNPLAVWVEDSFGLVEDEKAGGRLVRRTPVTVPFAGQALAKASGEPEDVCRDAIEAVLRAGAEARHPQHRRPLFAFRLHQFLSKGDTVYTSFEPAGQRHLTSQYQVSVPEHRDKPLIPLAFCRDCGHEYLVVTREEGAAGLRLTARRDPEAPAEDGDGYLYVSEEHPWPDDAGQRLVRLPDSWVETSDEGVRTVVQARTGDVPREVRVASDGTLDPVGGEGLRAWWIGAPFRFCLRCRVSHEQLRARDFVKLATFAAEGRSSAVSLISASVVRSLRGQKEIDERARKLLTFVDNRQDASLQAGHFNDFAQVTQIRGALYRALAAAGPEGLRHDVLPKAIEEALALPMEAFARHPGAKYSQREFARSALRTVLAYRANADLERGWRITMPNLTQTGLLRFDYTDLTEIAADEECWQHTHPALAADSPEHRAHLARVLLDELRRSLAVDDPLLTQEGFDQLQRQSEGHLLGVWALPPKEPRVPSRVAFPGSGPKGAPSGEAIYLSGLGAYGRFLRRPGQFAAIQGLAGTRMAVADADAVIRSLLEVLETQGLVAVVREERDGSRGHQVRSAALRWLPGDGITPEPDPLRKVSDSGAEPRVNTYFRDLYRDTAAELVGLEAREHTAQVPSDVREKREEAFREGELSLLYCSPTMELGVDIATLNAVAMRNAPPTPANYAQRSGRAGRSGQPALVTTYCSTGSAHDQYYFRRPELMVAGSVTPPRLDLANEELLRSHVHAIWLAETGASLESRMTDVLDAETRDPAGGVVPLPLSEAMRAQLDSEAARRRAVARAEEVLRPLLADLEKRAGWWYDGWIEDVVRSALRRFDDDCERWRRLYRSALVEREEQHRIAGDLSVDPKSRRRAQARRAEAESQLKLLRNEDSEESFSDFYTYRYFASEGFLPGYSFPRLPLAAYIPGQRGESRYGQKNGAYIQRPRFIAVSEFGPGALIYHEGQRYAVDRVQVPTGAVPGQVATSDVRICGSCGTWYDRSEGADQCDDCHVPLTLTLSRTMVLTTVQASPVRRISSDEEERLKSGFELLTGYQFSQVGGRLDAVAADPHGPVLSVSYGDTARVRVFNIGRRKRKHPGDRGFWLDPVQGRWLSAKKAAETQEASPEDEALGAFASADRALQVIPYVEDRKNIAVLRLAEPVGDETVAITLRYALERGIEARYQLEDSELDSQDLPDEDSRGRMLFVEGAEGGAGVLRLLHDDPGSLAEVARAALKIIHVDPDTGRDLDRAEGAPERCELGCYDCLLSYSNQRFHTRIDRHAAVPLLMRLAAATASGERQTTPAAQRAQALAKATQSARGPVADFVEWLGESGHRLPDETHPEQTGAPVHPDIVYRLPGADVAVYLDTAAGRHLDKPAEYRLIDDGWLVIRAGADTKEWESTVRAHPDVFGPGRSIR